A genomic segment from Nicotiana tabacum cultivar K326 chromosome 7, ASM71507v2, whole genome shotgun sequence encodes:
- the LOC107804489 gene encoding transcription factor FAMA-like isoform X2 → MEEKENNQPYLPTIFPSLNHQNPEMVNEEAMMVSQIEEKFIEFSDKVENAAQLRFLIGENLENGKANENKKKRKRTRIKSNEEVENQRMTHIEVERNRRKQMNEHLLVLRSLMPSSYVQRGDQASIIGGAIEFVRELEQLLQCLESQKRRKLYGDDSLLMEIQNPPFFAPLPLANELYEGGIQEDIAEIKSCLADVEVKLLGFNAIIKILSKRRPGQLITTISALEDLQLNIIHTNITTIEQTVLYSFNVKISGETKLTADGIANLVQQIFSFIHANNAI, encoded by the exons atggaggaaaaagaaaacaaccaG CCTTATTTGCCTACAATTTTCCCAAGTCTTAACCATCAAAATCCAGAGATGGTTAATGAAGAAGCAATGATGGTGTCACAAATTGAAGAGAAGTTTATAGAGTTTAGCGATAAAGTAGAGAATGCTGCACAACTAAGGtttcttattggtgaaaatcttgAAAATGGCAAAGCAaatgaaaacaagaagaagaggaaaagaacaAGAATCAAGAGTAATGAGGAAGTTGAGAATCAAAGAATGACACATATTGAAGTGGAGAGGAATAGAAGGAAGCAAATGAATGAGCATCTTCTTGTCTTGAGGTCTCTTATGCCAAGTTCCTATGTACAAAGG GGAGATCAAGCTTCAATTATTGGTGGAGCAATAGAATTTGTGAGAGAATTAGAGCAACTTTTACAATGCCTTGAATCACAAAAGAGAAGGAAACTCTATGGAGATGATTCATTATTAATGGAAATTCAAAATCCACCATTCTTTGCTCCTTTACCTCTTGCAAATGAATTATATGAAGGTGGAATTCAAGAAGATATAGCTGAAATCAAGTCATGTTTGGCTGATGTTGAAGTGAAACTACTAGGTTTTAATGCAATAATCAAGATATTGTCAAAAAGAAGGCCAGGCCAActcattaccaccatttctgcaTTAGAAGATTTGCAGCTTAATATTATTCATACAAATATTACCACCATTGAACAAACTGTTCTATATTCTTTCAATGTTAAG ATTTCTGGAGAAACAAAGCTTACAGCTGATGGTATAGCAAATTTGGTCCAGCAAATATTCAGTTTTATTCATGCAAACAATGCCATATGA
- the LOC107804489 gene encoding transcription factor FAMA-like isoform X1 produces the protein MLFHFEHEIFLQPYLPTIFPSLNHQNPEMVNEEAMMVSQIEEKFIEFSDKVENAAQLRFLIGENLENGKANENKKKRKRTRIKSNEEVENQRMTHIEVERNRRKQMNEHLLVLRSLMPSSYVQRGDQASIIGGAIEFVRELEQLLQCLESQKRRKLYGDDSLLMEIQNPPFFAPLPLANELYEGGIQEDIAEIKSCLADVEVKLLGFNAIIKILSKRRPGQLITTISALEDLQLNIIHTNITTIEQTVLYSFNVKISGETKLTADGIANLVQQIFSFIHANNAI, from the exons ATGTTGTTTCACTTTGAACATGAAATATTTCTGCAGCCTTATTTGCCTACAATTTTCCCAAGTCTTAACCATCAAAATCCAGAGATGGTTAATGAAGAAGCAATGATGGTGTCACAAATTGAAGAGAAGTTTATAGAGTTTAGCGATAAAGTAGAGAATGCTGCACAACTAAGGtttcttattggtgaaaatcttgAAAATGGCAAAGCAaatgaaaacaagaagaagaggaaaagaacaAGAATCAAGAGTAATGAGGAAGTTGAGAATCAAAGAATGACACATATTGAAGTGGAGAGGAATAGAAGGAAGCAAATGAATGAGCATCTTCTTGTCTTGAGGTCTCTTATGCCAAGTTCCTATGTACAAAGG GGAGATCAAGCTTCAATTATTGGTGGAGCAATAGAATTTGTGAGAGAATTAGAGCAACTTTTACAATGCCTTGAATCACAAAAGAGAAGGAAACTCTATGGAGATGATTCATTATTAATGGAAATTCAAAATCCACCATTCTTTGCTCCTTTACCTCTTGCAAATGAATTATATGAAGGTGGAATTCAAGAAGATATAGCTGAAATCAAGTCATGTTTGGCTGATGTTGAAGTGAAACTACTAGGTTTTAATGCAATAATCAAGATATTGTCAAAAAGAAGGCCAGGCCAActcattaccaccatttctgcaTTAGAAGATTTGCAGCTTAATATTATTCATACAAATATTACCACCATTGAACAAACTGTTCTATATTCTTTCAATGTTAAG ATTTCTGGAGAAACAAAGCTTACAGCTGATGGTATAGCAAATTTGGTCCAGCAAATATTCAGTTTTATTCATGCAAACAATGCCATATGA
- the LOC142161986 gene encoding uncharacterized protein LOC142161986, with translation MLRACIHEFGRSWDTYLPLDEFAYNNSFQSSIQMASYEALYGRRCRSSIGWFEAGETNLLGPDLVQEAMDKVQLIRQRLLTAQSRQKSYADKRRRDLVFTIGDKVFLRVSPMKGVMRFGKRGKLSHKFIGLYEILDRVGAVAYRLALPPELSFIHLVFHISMLRKCISDSSQIIEAPTIPLDEKLSYEEEPMAIVDRQVRNLRSREIMFVKVLWRNHTIEEATWEVEKDMQAKYPHLFSLQVRT, from the coding sequence atgttgagagcttgcATTCATGAGTTTGGAAGAAGTTGGGACACTTACCTACCTTTAgatgaatttgcttacaacaatagctttcagtccagtattcaaatggcatCGTACGAAGCATTATATGGTAGAAGATGTCGTTCttctatcggatggtttgaagcTGGTGAGACTAACTTATTGGGACCCGACTTAGTACAAGAAGCTATGGACAAAGTCCAGTTGATCAGACAGAGATTGCTTACAGCTCAAAGTAGACAAAAGTCTTATGctgataagagaagaagagatttagTGTTCACAATTGGAGATAAAGTGTTCTTACGAGTCTCtcccatgaaaggtgtgatgcgATTTGGGAAAAGAGGCAAGCTGAGCCACAAGTTTATAGGACTGTATGAGATACTAGACCGAGTAGGAGCTGTGGCTTATCGTTTGGCACTTCCTCCTGAGTTGTCCTTTATTCATCTAGTTTTTCATATCTCGATGTTAAGGAAATGTATATCAGACTCATCTCAGATAATTGAAGCCCCTACTATACCACTTGATGAAAAGTTGTCTTACGAGGAGGAACCGATGGCAATTGTTGATAGACAAGTAAGAAACCTACGGTCAAGAGAAATTATGTTCGTTAAAGTTTTGTGGAGAAATCATACCattgaagaagctacttgggaagtaGAAAAAGATATGCAAGCGAAGTATCCCCATTTGTTCAGTCTACAGGTACGAACTTGA
- the LOC107804491 gene encoding 26S proteasome non-ATPase regulatory subunit 1 homolog A-like — protein sequence MATAATMVSSAGGLLAMLNESHPQLKLHALSNLNAFVDYFWPEISTSVPVIESLYEDEEFDQRQLAALVASKVFYHLGEHNDSLSYALGAGPLFDVSEDTDYVHTVLAKALDEYASHKTKAAESNDEATKVDPRLEAIVERMLDKCIVDGKYQQAIGMAIECRRLDKVAEAIVSSDNVDATLAYCSNVSHNFVNRREYRSEVLRLLVDVYEKSPSPNYLSMCQWLMFLDKPETVASILEKLLRSENKDDALLAFQIAFDLVENEHQAFLLRVRDRLSSPNLQPSEPAQPLPADSDRAPTEDAEASEDVPLLEESRPSGGTLTTADPKEAMYAERLGKLKGILSGETSIQLTLQFLYSHNKSDLLILKTIKQSVEMRNSVCHSATIYANAIMHAGTTVDTFLRENLDWLSRATNWAKFSATAGLGVIHSGHLQQGRSLMAPYLPQGGAGGGGSPYSEGGALYALGLIHANHGEGIKQFLRDSLRSTNVEVIQHGACLGLGLAALGTADEDIYDDIKNVLYTDSAVAGEAAGIGMGLLMVGTASEKAGEMLAYAHETQHEKIIRGLALGIALTVYGREEEADTLIEQMTRDQDPILRYGGMYALALAYRGTANNKAIRQLLHFAVSDVSDDVRRTAVLALGFVMYSEPEQMPRIVSLLSESYNPHVRYGAAMAVGISCAGTGLSEAISLLEPLTSDVVDFVRQGALIAMAMVMVQISEASDSRVGAFRRQLEKIVLDKHEDTMSKMGAILASGILDAGGRNVTIKLLSKTKHDKITAVVGLAVFSQFWYWYPLIYFVSLAFSPTALIGLNYDLKVPKFEFVSHAKPSLFEYPKPTTVATTTSAVKLPTAVLSTSARAKARASKKEAEKAIAEKAAGTESSSGAPSSGESMQVDTPAEKKNEPEPSFEMLTNPARVVPAQEKYIKFLEESRYVPVKSSPSGFVLLRDLRPDEPEILSLTDAPSSTASSTGGGSTGQQAPASAMAVDEEPQPPPAFEYTS from the exons ATGGCGACGGCTGCAACGATGGTGAGTTCGGCGGGTGGTTTATTGGCGATGCTGAACGAATCCCACCCACAGTTGAAACTCCACGCGCTCTCAAATCTCAACGCCTTTGTTGATTACTTTTGGCCTGAGATCTCTACCTCTGTCCCTGTCAT TGAAAGCTTGTACGAGGATGAAGAGTTTGATCAAAGACAACTAGCTGCATTAGTTGCTTCAAAG GTTTTCTATCATTTGGGTGAACATAATGACTCATTATCCTATGCCCTTGGAGCTGGCCCTCTCTTTGATGTTTCTGAGGATACTGACTATGTTCATACAGTTCTCG CTAAAGCCCTGGATGAGTATGCAAGCCATAAGACTAAGGCAGCTGAGTCAAATGATGAAGCCACAAAGGTGGACCCTAGGCTGGAGGCTATTGTGGAGAGAATGCTTGATAA GTGTATAGTGGATGGCAAATATCAGCAAGCCATTGGCATGGCCATTGAATGCCGAAGGCTGGATAAGGTTGCCGAAGCAATTGTTAGCAGTGATAACGTTGATGCCACTCTAGCATATTGCAGTAATGTTTCCCATAACTTCGTCAATCGTAGAGAATATCGAAGTGAG GTGCTTCGTCTTCTTGTCGATGTGTATGAGAAGTCACCATCTCCAAACTATTTGAGCATGTGCCAGTGGCTTATGTTTTTGGATAAACCAGAGACTGTAGCAAGCATATTGGAGAAGCTATTAAGATCAGAAAATAAAGATGATGCTCTATTGGCATTTCAAATAGCTTTTGACCTTGTAGAGAACGAGCACCAAGCTTTTCTTTTGAGGGTTAGGGACCGGCTTTCCAGCCCAAACCTACAACCTTCAGAGCCGGCACAGCCGTTACCTGCGGATTCTGATCGAGCACCGACTGAAGATGCAGAAGCTTCAGAGGATGTTCCATTGTTAGAAGAAAGCAGACCTTCAGGTGGGACGTTAACAACTGCGGATCCAAAAGAAGCTATGTATGCTGAAAGGTTGGGAAAACTAAAAGGGATTCTATCAGGGGAGACCTCAATACAGTTGACCTTGCAATTCTTATACAGCCATAACAA GTCAGATCTCCTTATTCTTAAAACAATAAAGCAGTCTGTTGAGATGAGAAATAGTGTGTGTCACAGTGCAACAATATATGCGAATGCGATCATGCATGCCGGAACGACTGTGGATACATTCCTTAGGGAGAACCTG GACTGGCTAAGCCGTGCAACAAATTGGGCTAAATTCAGTGCGACAGCTGGACTGGGTGTTATCCACAGTGGCCATTTGCAGCAGGGGAGATCACTTATGGCACCTTACTTACCTCAAGGTGGAGCTGGTGGAGGTGGTAGTCCATATTCAGAAGGTGGTGCCTTGTATGCTCTTGGTTTAATTCATGCAAATCATGGGGAGGGTATCAAACAGTTTCTTCGTGATAGTCTACGTAGTACAAATGTCGAG GTTATTCAGCATGGTGCCTGCTTAGGACTTGGGTTGGCTGCTCTAGGAACCGCTGATGAAGACATTTATGATGACATTAAAAACGTCCTATATACTGACAGTGCCGTTGCTGGAGAGGCTGCTGGTATTGGTATGGGTTTATTGATGGTTGGAACTGCAAGTGAGAAGGCAGGTGAGATGCTTGCTTATGCTCATGAGACGCAACACGAGAAGATAATCAG GGGTTTGGCACTAGGTATAGCTCTCACAGTCTACGGAAGGGAGGAAGAAGCCGATACACTGATTGAACAAATGACTAGGGATCAAGACCCTATATTGCGTTATGGTGGAATGTATGCTTTAGCATTGGCTTACAGAGGAACTGCAAATAATAAGGCTATCCGTCAGTTGCTGCATTTTGCTGTATCAGATGTTAGTGATGATGTCCGCCGGACAGCAGTTTTGGCACTTGGATTTGTTATGTATTCTGAGCCAGAGCAG ATGCCTCGTATTGTATCGTTGTTATCAGAGTCTTACAATCCACATGTTCGATATGGTGCGGCTATGGCAGTAGGCATTTCTTGTGCAGGTACTGGTCTGAGTGAGGCCATCTCATTGTTGGAGCCTTTGACATCAGATGTGGTTGATTTTGTACGTCAAGGTGCTCTCATAGCGATGGCCATGGTGATGGTCCAGATAAGTGAAGCTAGTGATTCCCGCGTTGGTGCCTTCAG GCGACAACTGGAGAAAATTGTCCTAGATAAGCATGAAGATACCATGAGTAAAATGGGTGCAATTTTGGCCTCTGGTATTCTTGATGCTGGTGGAAGAAACGTGACAATCAAATTACTTTCAAAGACTAAACATGACAAAATTACAGCAGTCGTTGGACTAGCTGTTTTTAGTCAGTTTTGGTATTGGTATCCACTTATATATTTCGTTAGCTTAGCATTCTCACCAACAGCCTTGATTGGTCTCAATTATGACCTAAAAGTGCCAAAGTTCGAGTTTGTATCACACGCTAAGCCCTCACTATTTGAGTATCCTAAGCCAACCACTGTAGCCACCACAACTTCTGCTGTGAAACTTCCCACAGCTGTTTTATCAACATCGGCTAGGGCTAAGGCAAGGGCTAGCAAGAAAGAGGCTGAGAAAGCCATTGCCGAGAAGGCAGCTGGAACAGAGTCATCTTCTGGTGCACCAAGTTCTGGGGAGTCCATGCAG GTGGATACTCCAGCggagaagaaaaatgaaccaGAGCCATCATTTGAGATGTTGACCAACCCTGCTAGGGTGGTTCCAGCTCAGGAGAAATACATAAAGTTTTTGGAAGAAAGCAGATATGTGCCAGTTAAATCATCACCTTCTGGATTTGTGCTTCTGAGAGATCTACGTCCTGATGAACCTGAAATATTGTCCCTCACTGATGCACCCTCGTCAACTGCATCCAGCACTGGTGGTGGATCAACTGGACAACAGGCCCCGGCATCAGCAATGGCTGTTGATGAGGAGCCTCAGCCACCACCGGCATTTGAGTACACAtcgtga
- the LOC107804492 gene encoding uncharacterized protein LOC107804492 has translation MRLVAPKLENLTIDDIDIENLNPIVTSIKHLSLDRSSLEILAELFHVAADRLVLPQNLQTLKICALGISVEQFSGALVLLRGSPNLYELDLSVAVEVDESRTTELFSYLSKAESHLNEAFRMIQKVRVREFKGSRAEMYLIKLLLAYSPKREKIVEQFKNCNSSDCIEHLKELISFPRASTKAVIK, from the exons ATGCGTTTAGTTGCTCCAAAACTTGAGAACTTAACTATCGATGACATCGATATTGAAAACCTGAACCCAATCGTTACAAGCATTAAGCACCTCAGCTTGGATAGGTCATCCCTAGAG ATTTTAGCTGAGTTGTTTCATGTGGCAGCAGATAGGCTTGTTCTACCACAAAACCTGCAAACACTGAAAATATGTGCTTTGGGGATTTCAGTTGAACAATTTTCTGGTGCACTTGTCCTACTTCGTGGTTCACCTAACCTTTATGAGCTTGACTTAAGTGTGGCAGTGGAG GTCGACGAGAGTCGCACTACGGAACTGTTTTCTTACTTGTCGAAGGCAGAAAGCCATTTGAATGAAGCTTTTAGGATGATTCAGAAGGTGAGAGTAAGGGAATTCAAAGGATCAAGAGCTGAAATGTACTTAATAAAACTCCTCCTTGCTTATTCTCCAAAACGAGAGAAGATCGTTGAACAGTTCAAGAACTGTAATTCTAGTGATTGTATTGAACATCTGAAGGAACTGATCAGCTTTCCTCGAG